A window of the Trichoderma asperellum chromosome 6, complete sequence genome harbors these coding sequences:
- a CDS encoding uncharacterized protein (TransMembrane:7 (o12-34i54-75o107-132i152-170o182-204i228-254o260-279i)) yields the protein MVEYIASGDTGRFLGLFNAIVNAGFAFAGIEMVAVAAGETENPRYNIPKAINRLFWRIIFFYILGTLAIGVMVPYTDDRLLNGGAGVASSPWVIGISRAGIKVLPSIINAVVLISAASSGNALLYSGSRYLLALAEGGQAPKFLLKCTKRGVPIYCVLCTGALAPLTYMAVSSDSARVFSWFANLVTTAALFTWCSICIAYIGFDRALRAQGINQNEELAFKGFLQPYISYISLAFFILVIIFNGFSVFIHGHWDTQKFVVSYVGIPIFFTLFLGWKFIKKTKLHSAEEIDLHTGRQLDESTEYAEKPKGMLDRLWKWAA from the exons ATGGTAGAGTACATTGCCAGCGGCGACACAGGACGttttcttggcctttttAACGCCATTGTCAATGCAGGATTCGCCTTTGCCGGCATAGAAATGGTTGCCGTTGCAGcaggagagacagaaaacCCCCGATACAACATTCCTAAGGCTATCAACCGTCTCTTCTGGCGTAtcatcttcttttatatCCTCGGCACGTTGGCTATCGGAGTGATGGTTCCATACACTGATGATCGACTCCTGAACGGTGGTGCTGGTGTTGCCAGCTCACCTTGGGTCATTGGAATCTCGCGTGCCGGCATCAAGGTGCTGCCGTCCATTATCAACGCTGTTGTCCtcatttctgctgcttcgtcTGGCAATGCACTGCTATACAGTGGTAGCCGATATCTGCTTGCTCTGGCTGAAGGCGGCCAGGCCCCAAAATTTCTCCTAAAGTGCACCAAGAGGGGAGTTCCTATTTATTGTGTCCTCTGCACCGGTGCTCTTGCACCTCTCACCTACATGGCCGTTAGCTCTGATAGTGCCCGTGTGTTCTCGTGGTTCGCCAATCTTGTTACAACTGCCGCTCTATTCACGTGGTGCAGCATTTGCATCGCTTATATTGGTTTTGATCGTGCACTCCGTGCGCAAGGAATAAACCAGAATGAAGAGCTGGCTTTCAAGGGTTTCTTGCAGCCATACATATCTTACATCAGTCTTGCATTCTTCATActtgtcatcatcttcaatggcTTTAGCGTCTTTATTCATGGCCACTGGGATACACAGAAGTTTGTGGTGTCCTACGTCGGCATTCC TATTTTCTTCACCCTATTCCTTGGATGGAAGTTTATTAAGAAGACCAAGCTCCATTCCGCTGAAGAAATTGACCTTCACACAGGACGCCAGCTGGACGAATCTACGGAGTACGCAGAAAAGCCAAAGGGTATGCTTGATCGGCTCTGGAAATGGGCTGCATGA
- a CDS encoding uncharacterized protein (TransMembrane:8 (i575-596o602-620i641-663o675-693i824-850o862-892i1172-1193o1199-1218i)): MGYDCCGQQAPAPEILAESIEAPVEQTNGYQQSRSDDHCPETLDTKSPGQGERTQGTSDDCCSSGKCVDDKTEHDTDAPDCCRGKVSPCCDTSCLDRLAMRECEMNAATVLGLDTQPNACGGATDGQACSQHSLSVLDRYGATLRTLGCICRALIAIGQETCCDVRERRSLDGKKCFKDSSGRSPLQTSPDYGRSSESITKDQAARNRLRLRKGAGENVTSTKPARQPSTDDCASSCCSNSKPATKPLFKSKCSKSCCLEGEPAEEPLLQDKFVDTCCPKAPIADVKIKIKPSGPCQAGDDEARKEMPTDNCPGSCCSDENPEALHIKDKSAGICCGIAKNETTIEPASAASSSSCLKPPKRDIAKTPKTGCVDLCCTKDRPISPQRSCSDDCCSSPAPDPVLDIEKAPIQANTDIENQGAGKEHVVLSISGMTCTGCETKLNRTLATVPAVKDLKTSLVLSRAEFNIDLRLGSVEEVMKHLERTTEFKCERVQNKGSGLDLIVPTEPSKFLSQTWPDGVIDMALVDDQTVRVAFDPKIVGARDLVEKIWGPPIELAPPRGDPSLEASSKHVRHVGYMMLLSAILTIPVLVMAWAPLPKREVAYSSASLALATIVQFIIAGPFYPKALKALVFSRVVEMDLLIVLSTSAAYVFSVVSFAYLIIGKPLSTGQFFETSTLLVTLIMVGRWVAALARQRAVESISIRSLQASTAILVDQESGTEREIDARLLQYGDTFKVLPDTRIPTDGTVIKGSSEVDESMLTGESRPVEKYSKSVVIAGSINGSGVMTVRLNRLPSDNTICAIAAMVDEAKLLKPKLQDLADRVASYFVPIVVALATITFIIWIAVGITIRGYDGSEATIQAITYTITVLIVSCPCAIGLAVPMVIVIASGIAAEKGIVFKSADAIEIAHKTSHVVFDKTGTLTRGRLSVVAQNHADKSKLPLLLGLIENSRHPVSLAVATHLKEAGIMASAVAEPKSITGKGVVAILGGQSLRAGNSRWVNVTEHELVQPMLAQGYTVFCFTIDNTLEAVYGLEDELRPDAVETIRILQRRGISAHVVSGDDDGAVQTLASKLGIPSDLVRSRSSPADKKEYIQKLLGTTTDRKQPVIVFCGDGTNDAVALAQATIGVHMNEGTDVAQSAADVVLMRPSLGGILTMMNVSRKSVNRIKFNFVWSFIYNAFAVLLAAGAFVNARIPPEFAGLGELVSVLPVIAAAVLLRWSTI; encoded by the exons ATGGGATACGACTGTTGCGGCCAACAGGCGCCAGCCCCGGAAATATTGGCCGAGTCAATTGAGGCTCCGGTTGAGCAGACCAACGGCTACCAGCAATCCCGCTCCGATGACCACTGCCCTGAGACTCTCGACACCAAGAGCCCCGGTCAAGGAGAGCGCACTCAGGGCACATCGGATGATTGTTGCTCTTCTGGCAAATGCGTGGATGACAAAACCGAGCATGACACTGACGCGCCTGATTGCTGCCGCGGCAAAGTCAGCCCGTGCTGCGACACGTCTTGCCTTGATCGCTTGGCAATGCGAGAGTGTGAGATGAATGCTGCGACTGTCCTCGGCCTTGACACTCAGCCAAACG CATGCGGTGGAGCGACTGATGGCCAGGCATGTAGCCAGCATAGTCTGTCTGTCCTCGACCGCTATGGCGCTACTCTGCGAACCTTGGGATGCATTTGCCGCGCTCTCATTGCTATTGGCCAGGAAACTTGCTGCGACGTCCGCGAGCGCCGCTCTCTCGATGGGAAGAAGTGTTTCAAGGACTCGTCGGGTCGCTCCCCTCTTCAAACTTCTCCTGATTACGGTCGCAGTAGCGAATCTATCACCAAGGACCAGGCCGCGAGGAACCGTCTTCGCCTGCGAAAGGGTGCTGGTGAAAACGTCACGTCCACTAAGCCCGCTAGGCAGCCTTCTACAGACGATTGCGCTAGCTCTTGTTGTTCAAACAGCAAGCCCGCCACGAAGCCTCTCTTCAAAAGCAAGTGCTCAAAGTCATGTTGCTTAGAGGGTGAACCGGCCGAGGAACCACTGCTGCAGGACAAGTTTGTCGATACTTGCTGCCCAAAGGCGCCAATTGCGGACGTCAAGATCAAAATCAAGCCTTCCGGGCCTTGTCAAGCTGGCGACGATGAAGCTAGGAAAGAAATGCCGACGGATAACTGTCCTGGTTCTTGTTGCTCTGACGAAAACCCTGAAGCTCTACATATCAAGGACAAATCTGCAGGAATTTGTTGCGGAATAGCCAAGAATGAGACTACCATAGAGCCAGCCAGTGCCgcttcttccagctcttGCCTCAAGCCACCAAAGCGGGATATCGCGAAGACTCCAAAGACTGGATGTGTGGACTTATGCTGCACAAAGGATCGGCCGATCAGCCCTCAGAGGTCTTGCAGCGATGATTGCTGCTCCTCTCCCGCACCTGATCCTGTGCTGGACATCGAAAAAGCCCCAATTCAAGCCAACACAGACATAGAAAATCAGGGCGCCGGCAAAGAACATGTAGTGCTTAGCATTTCTGGTATGACCTGTACTGGTTGCGAGACAAAGCTCAATAGAACTCTCGCTACTGTCCCCGCTGTCAAGGACTTGAAGACCAGTCTGGTTCTCTCACGAGCTGAGTTCAACATTGATCTTCGACTAGGATCAGTAGAGGAAGTAATGAAACATCTAGAGCGAACGACCGAGTTTAAATGCGAAAGAGTCCAGAACAAAGGATCTGGCCTAGATCTTATCGTCCCCACTGAGCCCTCAAAGTTCCTCAGTCAGACGTGGCCAGACGGCGTTATCGACATGGCACTCGTAGACGACCAGACTGTGCGAGTCGCATTTGACCCGAAGATAGTCGGAGCTCGAGACCTGGTTGAGAAAATTTGGGGCCCGCCAATCGAGCTTGCTCCTCCACGCGGTGACCCTTCGCTAGAGGCTAGTAGCAAGCATGTTCGCCATGTCGGGTACATGATGCTTCTCTCTGCTATCTTGACGATTCCGGTGCTAGTTATGGCTTGGGCGCCACTACCTAAGAGGGAGGTAGCATATTCCTCGGCTTCACTCGCCTTGGCTACAATTGTTCAATTTATCATAGCAGGCCCTTTCTATCCTAAGGCTCTAAAGGCTCTTGTTTTCTCGAGGGTTGTCGAGATGGACCTCTTGATCGTCCTAAGCACGAGTGCTGCATATGTGTTCTCGGTGGTCTCTTTTGCATACCTCATTATAGGGAAACCTCTTTCGACTGGCCAGTTTTTTGAAACAAGCACTCTCTTGGTAACCTTGATTATGGTAGGTCGATGGGTTGCCGCTCTCGCTCGTCAAAGAGCCGTTGAATCCATTTCTATCCGGTCACTTCAGGCATCGACAGCTATCCTTGTAGACCAAGAGAGCGGAACGGAACGCGAGATTGACGCGCGGCTGTTACAATACGGCGACACATTCAAAGTCCTCCCTGATACCAGGATTCCGACTGACGGCACTGTCATCAAGGGATCATCTGAAGTTGACGAGTCTATGCTTACTGGCGAATCCAGACCAGTGGAAAAATATTCCAAGTCCGTGGTGATTGCTGGTTCTATCAATGGATCTGGCGTTATGACTGTTAGGCTGAACCGTTTGCCTAGCGACAATACTATCTGTGCTATTGCTGCGATGGTCGATGAAGCTAAACTCTTGAAACCTAAGCTACAGGATCTGGCGGACCGAGTAGCATCCTACTTTGTCCCGATTGTGGTGGCATTAGCGACGATCACATTCATCATCTGGATTGCAGTAGGTATAACTATCCGTGGGTATGATGGATCCGAAGCTACCATTCAGGCTATCACTTACACCATTACTGTCCTCATCGTCTCTTGCCCCTGTGCCATTGGATTGGCTGTTCCTATGGTTATTGTGATTGCAAGCGGAATCGCGGCGGAGAAGGGTATCGTCTTTAAGTCTGCAGATGCTATTGAAATTGCTCACAAGACATCACACGTTGTTTTTGATAAGACAGGGACCTTGACTAGAGGAAGGCTTTCTGTTGTCGCTCAGAATCATGCCGACAAGAGCAAGCtcccgcttcttcttggcctcatcGAAAATAGCCGACACCCAGTGTCGCTCGCTGTGGCTACTCATCTTAAGGAAGCTGGAATCATGGCCTCGGCTGTTGCTGAGCCCAAGAGCATTACTGGTAAAGGTGTTGTAGCCATCTTGGGCGGCCAGAGTCTTCGAGCAGGCAATTCCCGCTGGGTCAATGTAACGGAGCATGAACTTGTTCAACCAATGCTTGCTCAAGGATACACAGTCTTCTGCTTCACTATCGACAATACGTTAGAGGCGGTCTACGGTCTTGAAGACGAGCTCCGACCTGACGCGGTAGAGACGATTAGAATCTTGCAAAGGCGTGGTATCTCGGCCCATGTAGTTTCtggcgacgatgatggaGCTGTGCAGACTTTGGCGTCCAAGCTTGGCATTCCTAGCGACCTTGTGCGTTCTCGAAGCTCACCCGCCGACAAGAAGGAATACATCCAGAAGCTCCTTGGTACGACTACAGATCGTAAACAACCGGTTATAGTTTTCTGTGGTGACGGCACGAACGATGCTGTTGCTCTTGCGCAGGCGACAATCGGCGTCCATATGAACGAAGGCACGGATGTCGCGCAATCTGCTGCGGATGTAGTTCTCATGCGCCCTTCTTTGGGTGGAATCCTCACTATGATGAACGTCAGTCGGAAATCCGTCAACCGCATCAAGTTCAATTTTGTTTGGAGCTTCATTTACAACGCCTTTGCGGTCCTTCTCGCTGCAGGTGCTTTTGTCAATGCTAGGATTCCTCCGGAATTTGCGGGGCTTGGAGAACTGGTAAGCGTGTTGCCCGTCATCGCTGCTGCGGTGTTACTGCGGTGGTCGACGATCTAG
- a CDS encoding uncharacterized protein (EggNog:ENOG41~TransMembrane:8 (i54-75o87-107i114-131o137-158i198-218o224-246i258-275o281-300i)), protein MVAQDLDRLHTHDLELGTTEATQKHIPRNVVPPRRVSQRRLDFEHSRPRWLRECIAEATGVFMYVLPGIGAIATFTLNATSPIGASAYGSLFAIGFAFALGIAFAIITCAPTSGGHFSPAVTICLCIWQGFPLKKVPHYILSQIFGGFIAALVLMGIYHQQIGEMKELLLAAGKPLVANGAPASILCSFPNPGQSMGYVFLTEFICDCFVGFIIWAAIDPANPFISPALAPLMIGMGYAVMAWSFGDVTLTMNMARDLGPRIVAAIFFGKEAFTYMNYSPIAILASIPATLVSSAFYEFVFRDSVSVIQSGHAVHEDGDEALARHITRTTTVEGFEDKH, encoded by the exons ATGGTGGCTCAGGACTTGGATCGTCTACACACCCATGACT TGGAGTTGGGCACAACTGAAGCCACTCAGAAACACATCCCGCGCAATGTTGTCCCTCCTAGACGCGTCTCGCAGCGCCGACTCGACTTCGAGCACTCGCGGCCACGCTGGCTGCGGGAGTGTATAGCAGAGGCGACTGGTGTGTTTATGTACGTGCTGCCTGGAATCGGAGCCATTGCCACCTTCACTTTGAACGCCACATCGCCTATCGGTGCCTCAGCCTATGGAAGTCTCTTTGCGATCggttttgcttttgcccTGGGCATTGCGTTTGCCATCATCACTTGTGCCCCAACCTCGGGCGGCCACTTCAGTCCAGCTGTTACAATTTGCCTCTGTATTTGGCAAGGTTTCCCCCTCAAGAAAGTGCCTCATTACATATTGAGTCAAATCTTTGGTGGATTTATTGCTGCTCTGGTACTCATGGGAATATACCACCAGCAAATCGGTGAGATGAAGGAACTTCTCCTCGCCGCTGGCAAGCCTCTCGTCGCCAATGGCGCTCCAGCAAGTATTCTGTGCTCATTTCCCAACCCCGGACAATCAATGGGATACGTATTCCTCACAGAGTTCATCTGCGATTGCTTCGTCGGTTTCATCATCTGGGCTGCCATCGACCCGGCCAACCCTTTCATCTCTCCGGCCCTCGCTCCTCTCATGATCGGCATGGGATACGCTGTCATGGCTTGGAGCTTTGGAGACGTCACTCTCACTATGAACATGGCTCGAGACCTTGGTCCCAGAATCGTTGCCGCGATCTTCTTCGGCAAGGAAGCCTTTACTTATATGAATTATTCTCCTATCGCTATCCTCGCCAGCATACCTGCCACATTGGTATCCAGCGCTTTCTACGAGTTTGTCTTCCGAGACAGCGTATCTGTGATTCAAAGTGGTCATGCTGTCCATGAAGATGGGGATGAGGCATTGGCGAGACACATTACTAGGACTACTACTGTAGAGGGCTTTGAAGACAAACATTAA
- a CDS encoding uncharacterized protein (TransMembrane:9 (o37-59i66-86o92-112i187-208o240-265i285-303o315-337i361-387o393-412i)), with the protein MRCLGEMTTWIPLPGATPRFCSRFVDEALGFAVGWNQWYNCAITVCAEISAAAAVIQYWNDTISPAVWISIILVLIFIFNLIDVGIFGEVEFVFSCVKIVALVGLLILSLVIDLGGGPTHDRLGFRYWHNPGAMVEYIASGDTGRFLGLFNAIVNAGFAFAGIEMVAVAAGETENPRYNIPKAINRLFWRIIFFYILGTLAIGVMVPYTDDRLLNGGAGVASSPWVIGISRAGIKVLPSIINAVVLISAASSGNALLYSGSRYLLALAEGGQAPKFLLKCTKRGVPIYCVLCTGALAPLTYMAVSSDSARVFSWFANLVTTAALFTWCSICIAYIGFDRALRAQGINQNEELAFKGFLQPYISYISLAFFILVIIFNGFSVFIHGHWDTQKFVVSYVGIPIFFTLFLGWKFIKKTKLHSAEEIDLHTGRQLDESTEYAEKPKGMLDRLWKWAA; encoded by the exons ATGCGATGTCTTGGAGAAATGACAACATGGATACCACTACCTGGAGCTACGCCTAGATTCTGCTCGCGTTTCGTTGACGAGGCGTTGGGATTTGCTGTTGGCTGGAATCAGTGGTATAATTGTGCAATCACAGTCTGTGCAGAGATatccgctgctgctgcggttatTCAGTACTGGAACGATACTATTTCG CCTGCTGTTTGGATCTCCATTATTctagttttaatttttatcTTCAATCTCATCGATGTGGGAATCTTTGGAGAAGTTGAATTCGTATTTTCTTGCGTCAAAATCGTGGCCTTGGTCGGCCTCCTCATCCTATCTCTAGTCATAGATCTAGGAGGTGGCCCCACCCATGATAGACTTGGATTTCG ATACTGGCACAACCCTGGCGCTATGGTAGAGTACATTGCCAGCGGCGACACAGGACGttttcttggcctttttAACGCCATTGTCAATGCAGGATTCGCCTTTGCCGGCATAGAAATGGTTGCCGTTGCAGcaggagagacagaaaacCCCCGATACAACATTCCTAAGGCTATCAACCGTCTCTTCTGGCGTAtcatcttcttttatatCCTCGGCACGTTGGCTATCGGAGTGATGGTTCCATACACTGATGATCGACTCCTGAACGGTGGTGCTGGTGTTGCCAGCTCACCTTGGGTCATTGGAATCTCGCGTGCCGGCATCAAGGTGCTGCCGTCCATTATCAACGCTGTTGTCCtcatttctgctgcttcgtcTGGCAATGCACTGCTATACAGTGGTAGCCGATATCTGCTTGCTCTGGCTGAAGGCGGCCAGGCCCCAAAATTTCTCCTAAAGTGCACCAAGAGGGGAGTTCCTATTTATTGTGTCCTCTGCACCGGTGCTCTTGCACCTCTCACCTACATGGCCGTTAGCTCTGATAGTGCCCGTGTGTTCTCGTGGTTCGCCAATCTTGTTACAACTGCCGCTCTATTCACGTGGTGCAGCATTTGCATCGCTTATATTGGTTTTGATCGTGCACTCCGTGCGCAAGGAATAAACCAGAATGAAGAGCTGGCTTTCAAGGGTTTCTTGCAGCCATACATATCTTACATCAGTCTTGCATTCTTCATActtgtcatcatcttcaatggcTTTAGCGTCTTTATTCATGGCCACTGGGATACACAGAAGTTTGTGGTGTCCTACGTCGGCATTCC TATTTTCTTCACCCTATTCCTTGGATGGAAGTTTATTAAGAAGACCAAGCTCCATTCCGCTGAAGAAATTGACCTTCACACAGGACGCCAGCTGGACGAATCTACGGAGTACGCAGAAAAGCCAAAGGGTATGCTTGATCGGCTCTGGAAATGGGCTGCATGA
- a CDS encoding uncharacterized protein (TransMembrane:10 (i48-67o73-93i155-175o181-201i276-297o329-354i374-392o404-426i450-476o482-501i)), with amino-acid sequence MDEKKIVTPTAELSEHASISINNASHYEATPVERETVKRKLKSRHMQFYAIGGTIGTGLFVGIGGGLAQAGPLSLLLGYSITSIFIFAMMRCLGEMTTWIPLPGATPRFCSRFVDEALGFAVGWNQWYNCAITVCAEISAAAAVIQYWNDTISPAVWISIILVLIFIFNLIDVGIFGEVEFVFSCVKIVALVGLLILSLVIDLGGGPTHDRLGFRYWHNPGAMVEYIASGDTGRFLGLFNAIVNAGFAFAGIEMVAVAAGETENPRYNIPKAINRLFWRIIFFYILGTLAIGVMVPYTDDRLLNGGAGVASSPWVIGISRAGIKVLPSIINAVVLISAASSGNALLYSGSRYLLALAEGGQAPKFLLKCTKRGVPIYCVLCTGALAPLTYMAVSSDSARVFSWFANLVTTAALFTWCSICIAYIGFDRALRAQGINQNEELAFKGFLQPYISYISLAFFILVIIFNGFSVFIHGHWDTQKFVVSYVGIPIFFTLFLGWKFIKKTKLHSAEEIDLHTGRQLDESTEYAEKPKGMLDRLWKWAA; translated from the exons ATGGACGAGAAGAAAATTGTGACCCCAACAGCTGAACTCTCTGAACATGCCTCTATTTCTATCAACAATGCTTCCCATTATGAAGCGACCCCTGTTGAAAGAGAGACGGTAAAGAGGAAGCTTAAGTCACGTCATATGCAGTTTTATGCTATTGGAGGCACAATTGGAACGGGTCTATTCGTGGGTATTGGTGGTGGTCTTGCCCAAGCGGGTCCGCTGTCTCTCCTATTGGGCTATAGCATTACTAGTATCTTCATATTTGCTATG ATGCGATGTCTTGGAGAAATGACAACATGGATACCACTACCTGGAGCTACGCCTAGATTCTGCTCGCGTTTCGTTGACGAGGCGTTGGGATTTGCTGTTGGCTGGAATCAGTGGTATAATTGTGCAATCACAGTCTGTGCAGAGATatccgctgctgctgcggttatTCAGTACTGGAACGATACTATTTCG CCTGCTGTTTGGATCTCCATTATTctagttttaatttttatcTTCAATCTCATCGATGTGGGAATCTTTGGAGAAGTTGAATTCGTATTTTCTTGCGTCAAAATCGTGGCCTTGGTCGGCCTCCTCATCCTATCTCTAGTCATAGATCTAGGAGGTGGCCCCACCCATGATAGACTTGGATTTCG ATACTGGCACAACCCTGGCGCTATGGTAGAGTACATTGCCAGCGGCGACACAGGACGttttcttggcctttttAACGCCATTGTCAATGCAGGATTCGCCTTTGCCGGCATAGAAATGGTTGCCGTTGCAGcaggagagacagaaaacCCCCGATACAACATTCCTAAGGCTATCAACCGTCTCTTCTGGCGTAtcatcttcttttatatCCTCGGCACGTTGGCTATCGGAGTGATGGTTCCATACACTGATGATCGACTCCTGAACGGTGGTGCTGGTGTTGCCAGCTCACCTTGGGTCATTGGAATCTCGCGTGCCGGCATCAAGGTGCTGCCGTCCATTATCAACGCTGTTGTCCtcatttctgctgcttcgtcTGGCAATGCACTGCTATACAGTGGTAGCCGATATCTGCTTGCTCTGGCTGAAGGCGGCCAGGCCCCAAAATTTCTCCTAAAGTGCACCAAGAGGGGAGTTCCTATTTATTGTGTCCTCTGCACCGGTGCTCTTGCACCTCTCACCTACATGGCCGTTAGCTCTGATAGTGCCCGTGTGTTCTCGTGGTTCGCCAATCTTGTTACAACTGCCGCTCTATTCACGTGGTGCAGCATTTGCATCGCTTATATTGGTTTTGATCGTGCACTCCGTGCGCAAGGAATAAACCAGAATGAAGAGCTGGCTTTCAAGGGTTTCTTGCAGCCATACATATCTTACATCAGTCTTGCATTCTTCATActtgtcatcatcttcaatggcTTTAGCGTCTTTATTCATGGCCACTGGGATACACAGAAGTTTGTGGTGTCCTACGTCGGCATTCC TATTTTCTTCACCCTATTCCTTGGATGGAAGTTTATTAAGAAGACCAAGCTCCATTCCGCTGAAGAAATTGACCTTCACACAGGACGCCAGCTGGACGAATCTACGGAGTACGCAGAAAAGCCAAAGGGTATGCTTGATCGGCTCTGGAAATGGGCTGCATGA